The Candidatus Neomarinimicrobiota bacterium genome includes a window with the following:
- a CDS encoding endonuclease/exonuclease/phosphatase family protein, giving the protein LSPGSGIIGDFFAFHFAESNQAIAGRITVEGKDIYVVNAHLHAGLPDDERWGREMELHRQASTMTEKEYAALVERWRGSIDRRQSETQGLLAWMRAKLPPEAPVVLMGDFNAQPQSEEITWVLVDDFIDTWAQLHGTDEPGSTWEPESNLNIQTYYDVPDPYDSAYTVWEKLKALNRQVSRRIDYIFVKKVPAKYILRSEVVFDQVTKGQHPSDHFGVLATIRLNSKQ; this is encoded by the coding sequence GGCTTTCGCCGGGAAGTGGCATCATCGGCGATTTTTTCGCCTTTCACTTTGCTGAGTCAAACCAGGCTATCGCAGGGCGTATCACGGTGGAGGGCAAAGACATCTACGTGGTGAATGCGCACCTGCACGCCGGGCTGCCGGATGACGAACGCTGGGGCCGGGAGATGGAGCTGCACCGGCAGGCAAGCACTATGACGGAAAAGGAATATGCTGCCCTGGTGGAGCGCTGGCGGGGTAGCATCGACCGGCGCCAGAGCGAAACCCAGGGCCTTCTGGCGTGGATGCGGGCCAAGTTGCCGCCGGAGGCACCGGTCGTGCTGATGGGGGACTTCAACGCCCAGCCGCAGTCCGAAGAGATCACCTGGGTACTGGTGGATGACTTTATCGACACCTGGGCGCAGCTGCATGGTACTGACGAGCCGGGCTCTACGTGGGAGCCGGAGAGCAACCTTAATATCCAGACCTACTACGACGTGCCGGACCCGTATGACTCCGCATACACGGTGTGGGAAAAGCTTAAGGCCCTGAATCGACAGGTCTCCCGGCGGATCGATTATATCTTCGTGAAGAAAGTGCCAGCGAAGTATATTCTGCGCAGTGAAGTTGTTTTCGATCAAGTGACAAAAGGGCAGCACCCTTC